In one Pseudomonas sp. 31-12 genomic region, the following are encoded:
- a CDS encoding TorF family putative porin, with amino-acid sequence MKAFTLFALGSLSLLPLSSQALPLNDDFALLVDLTLASDYRTRGISQTQNDPAVQAGLTLAHSSGLYLGAWSSNVDFGGGLKARQEVDYYAGWLWQATDAVSLDLGYLKYAYPKESQFNQGETYAILSAYGVKLAAYYSADAPGIDSKQSSLYSYVGYETELPYDTGLKLRYGNMDFKDPHLYTMSGDVEDSYREWEVKLSHELAGVMLGLSYIDTDLSKSQCASNWGFDDVCSATVVASISKSF; translated from the coding sequence ATGAAAGCTTTCACCCTGTTCGCCCTCGGTTCCTTGAGCCTTCTTCCCTTGAGCAGCCAGGCCCTGCCCTTGAATGACGATTTCGCCCTGCTGGTCGACCTGACCCTGGCCAGCGACTACCGCACCCGTGGCATTTCGCAAACCCAGAATGACCCTGCGGTGCAGGCCGGTTTGACCCTGGCGCACAGCAGCGGCCTGTACCTCGGCGCATGGAGTTCAAACGTCGATTTCGGTGGCGGTTTGAAAGCCCGGCAGGAAGTCGATTACTACGCCGGTTGGCTCTGGCAAGCGACCGATGCGGTGAGCCTGGACCTTGGCTATCTCAAATACGCTTATCCAAAGGAAAGCCAGTTCAACCAGGGCGAGACCTACGCAATCCTCAGCGCTTATGGCGTGAAGCTGGCGGCCTATTACTCCGCGGATGCGCCGGGGATCGACAGCAAACAGAGCTCACTCTACAGCTACGTTGGTTATGAAACCGAGTTGCCTTACGACACGGGCTTGAAACTGCGATACGGAAACATGGATTTCAAGGACCCGCACCTGTACACGATGTCGGGCGATGTCGAAGACTCGTACCGCGAATGGGAAGTCAAACTGTCCCACGAACTGGCCGGTGTGATGCTGGGCTTGAGTTACATCGACACTGACCTGTCGAAAAGCCAGTGCGCCAGCAACTGGGGCTTCGACGATGTGTGCAGCGCCACGGTGGTGGCAAGCATCAGCAAATCCTTCTGA
- a CDS encoding LysR family transcriptional regulator, whose amino-acid sequence MDKLGALKMFVVTAQLGSFSRAAEQLGKTPSALTKAVNHLEAELGARLFERSTRRILLTESGRLYLETARQVLQRLDEAGEEIEQLQHGLRGNLKITAPLAYGHAFLDQVCGGFLEQYPQINLQVDLCDEFVNLLESGYDLALREGHDDLPGLIARVVGSNRLALCASPDYLARKGLPVTPDTLDDHEWLLYRHPLLSREFWWAERDGQRLSLAQPQSPRLRSDNYDLLLANALAGRGLLHTPLWSAAPYIADGRLVRVMADYVIDPDSFGSYILAVYPSHRRATAKVLAFIDYIAGFLASRGLS is encoded by the coding sequence ATGGACAAGTTGGGTGCATTAAAAATGTTTGTGGTCACCGCGCAACTGGGCAGTTTCAGCCGCGCCGCCGAGCAACTGGGCAAGACCCCGTCGGCCCTGACCAAAGCGGTCAATCATCTGGAGGCGGAGCTCGGCGCCCGGTTGTTCGAGCGCAGCACCCGGCGGATTTTGCTGACCGAATCCGGTCGTCTGTATCTGGAAACCGCGCGCCAGGTCTTACAGCGGCTGGACGAGGCCGGCGAGGAAATCGAGCAGTTGCAGCATGGTCTGCGCGGTAACCTGAAAATCACCGCGCCGCTGGCGTATGGGCATGCATTTCTGGATCAGGTGTGCGGCGGTTTTCTGGAGCAATATCCGCAGATCAACCTGCAAGTGGATTTGTGCGATGAGTTCGTCAACCTGCTGGAAAGCGGCTACGACCTGGCGTTGCGCGAGGGGCATGACGATTTGCCGGGGCTGATCGCCCGCGTCGTCGGCAGCAATCGGCTGGCGTTGTGCGCCAGCCCTGATTATCTGGCGCGCAAGGGGTTGCCGGTCACGCCGGACACCCTCGATGACCACGAATGGCTGCTCTACCGTCATCCGTTGCTCAGCCGCGAATTCTGGTGGGCCGAACGCGACGGGCAACGTTTGAGCCTGGCGCAACCGCAGTCACCGCGGTTGCGCAGCGACAATTACGACTTGCTGCTGGCCAACGCACTGGCCGGGCGCGGCTTGCTGCACACGCCGCTGTGGAGCGCTGCGCCGTACATCGCCGACGGGCGGCTGGTGCGGGTGATGGCCGATTACGTCATCGATCCGGACAGTTTTGGCTCGTACATCCTGGCGGTGTACCCCAGTCATCGGCGGGCAACCGCGAAAGTGCTGGCGTTCATCGATTACATCGCAGGGTTTCTGGCGTCGCGTGGCTTGAGCTGA
- a CDS encoding amidohydrolase, with amino-acid sequence MKRFIPNLLVAAVSFASMEAMAAADLVLINGKIFTADRAQPKVQALAVQDGKVLQVGSDAQIKALIASGTKVVDLGGKALMPGLIDSHSHAVFGGLEMVSANMADEVVDLDELEKRLKAWRDDGKARHGDVLSVAGMSSTYWAQAEALGKKFNSGEWAKVPVVFAGSDHHTAWANNVMLERAGIDAALLKSLPDAEKDTIGKLADGSPNGFLVDAGWDRVASKMPVPSPADMLKAAQSAVRYNNSLGITAWMDPAANAAPGEPVFALKPTEKTVGVLPVYKALAESGGMSAHVAALLVANPKSVPADLDTLDKVRQQFQGIPNLTLPGIKIFADGVIEYPAQSAAMIDPYSNSHKQGELLIDPKRFGELVSAIDQRGWLVHIHAIGDRAVRESLNGIAQARKDRQSGVTHSITHLQMVNPKEFARFKPLNVIASMQLLWASADEYTLDMIKPYVSAQAFRYQYPAHSLLKQGATIAGASDWAVSSPNPWNAMAQAITREGPLGVLNADERIDRETMFYAYTLNAARTIGLEKQIGSLSPGKQADFIVLDRDVFSVDNKALHDTQVLQTWFAGREVYAPTL; translated from the coding sequence ATGAAAAGATTCATTCCGAATCTATTGGTGGCCGCCGTCAGTTTTGCCTCGATGGAAGCCATGGCCGCCGCCGATCTGGTGCTGATCAATGGCAAGATTTTCACCGCCGACCGCGCCCAACCGAAGGTGCAGGCGTTGGCGGTACAGGACGGCAAAGTGCTGCAAGTCGGCAGCGATGCGCAGATCAAGGCCCTGATCGCGTCGGGCACCAAAGTCGTCGACCTCGGCGGAAAGGCCCTGATGCCCGGCCTGATCGACAGCCATTCCCACGCGGTCTTCGGCGGCCTGGAAATGGTCTCGGCCAACATGGCAGACGAGGTGGTCGACCTCGACGAACTGGAAAAACGCCTGAAAGCCTGGCGTGACGATGGCAAGGCCCGGCATGGCGATGTGTTGAGCGTGGCCGGCATGAGTTCGACTTATTGGGCCCAGGCCGAAGCCCTAGGCAAGAAATTCAACAGTGGCGAATGGGCCAAGGTGCCCGTGGTGTTCGCCGGCAGCGATCACCACACCGCGTGGGCCAACAACGTGATGCTCGAACGCGCCGGGATTGATGCGGCGCTGCTCAAGTCATTGCCGGACGCCGAGAAAGACACGATCGGCAAACTCGCCGATGGCAGCCCCAACGGTTTCCTGGTGGACGCCGGCTGGGATCGCGTCGCCTCGAAGATGCCGGTGCCGAGCCCCGCCGACATGCTGAAAGCCGCGCAATCCGCCGTGCGCTACAACAACAGCCTCGGTATCACCGCGTGGATGGACCCCGCCGCCAACGCCGCGCCCGGCGAACCGGTGTTCGCGCTCAAACCCACGGAGAAAACCGTTGGTGTGCTACCGGTGTACAAGGCGCTGGCCGAAAGCGGCGGCATGAGCGCCCACGTCGCCGCGCTGTTGGTGGCCAACCCGAAAAGCGTGCCGGCCGATCTCGACACCCTGGACAAGGTCCGCCAGCAATTCCAGGGCATCCCGAACCTGACCTTGCCCGGGATCAAGATCTTCGCCGACGGCGTGATCGAATACCCGGCGCAGAGCGCGGCGATGATCGATCCGTACAGCAACTCGCACAAACAGGGCGAACTGCTGATCGATCCGAAGCGCTTCGGTGAATTGGTCAGCGCCATCGATCAGCGTGGCTGGCTGGTGCACATCCACGCCATCGGCGACCGCGCGGTACGTGAATCGTTGAACGGCATCGCCCAGGCGCGCAAGGATCGCCAGAGCGGTGTGACCCACTCGATCACCCACCTGCAAATGGTCAACCCGAAAGAGTTTGCGCGGTTTAAGCCGCTCAACGTCATCGCCTCGATGCAACTGCTGTGGGCCAGCGCCGACGAATACACCCTGGACATGATCAAACCGTATGTCAGCGCGCAGGCTTTCCGTTATCAGTACCCGGCGCACTCGTTGCTTAAACAGGGTGCGACCATCGCCGGTGCGAGTGACTGGGCGGTGTCTTCTCCCAATCCATGGAACGCCATGGCCCAGGCCATCACCCGGGAAGGTCCGCTGGGCGTGTTGAATGCCGATGAGCGTATTGACCGCGAAACCATGTTCTACGCCTACACCCTCAACGCTGCCCGCACCATCGGGCTGGAGAAGCAAATCGGTTCGTTGAGCCCTGGCAAGCAAGCGGATTTCATCGTGCTGGACCGCGACGTGTTCAGCGTCGACAACAAAGCCCTGCACGACACCCAGGTGCTGCAAACCTGGTTCGCCGGTCGCGAAGTCTACGCACCGACGCTCTAA
- a CDS encoding NAD(P)/FAD-dependent oxidoreductase, which produces MSVDIECVVVGAGVVGLAVARALAQSGREVILIEAGEGIGVGISSRNSEVIHAGIYYPSGSLKAQLCVEGKQRLYAFCDERGVDYQRPGKLIVATDESQCAALQTLLEQGRRNGVDDLQWLDAGQAQSLEPALSCVAALWSPSTGIVDSHALMLALQADAEASGASIAFHTPLVSARCIEQGFELHMGGAQPMTLTCRELINCAGLSAPEVASQIQGLPSQHVPEARWCKGSYFSFSGRAPFRHLVYPAPESAGLGVHMTLDLGGQARFGPDVEWVDHIDYRVDPRRADGFYQAIRRYWPSLPDDSLQPAYSGIRPKITAPTEPAADFIISGPAEHGVPGLVNLFGIESPGLTSCLALADRVVQRLFPFSSTT; this is translated from the coding sequence GTGAGCGTCGATATCGAATGTGTGGTGGTCGGAGCCGGCGTGGTGGGCCTGGCGGTGGCCAGGGCGCTGGCCCAAAGCGGGCGCGAAGTGATCCTGATCGAAGCCGGCGAGGGCATTGGCGTGGGCATCAGTTCGCGCAATTCAGAAGTGATCCACGCCGGCATCTATTACCCGAGCGGCAGCCTGAAAGCGCAATTGTGCGTGGAAGGCAAGCAGCGCCTGTACGCCTTTTGCGATGAGCGCGGTGTCGATTACCAGCGCCCGGGCAAGCTGATTGTGGCCACGGATGAAAGCCAGTGCGCGGCCTTGCAGACATTGTTGGAGCAGGGCCGGCGCAATGGCGTCGATGACTTGCAATGGCTGGACGCCGGGCAGGCGCAGTCGCTTGAACCGGCGCTGTCCTGCGTCGCCGCGCTCTGGTCGCCGTCCACCGGGATCGTCGATTCCCATGCGTTGATGCTGGCGCTTCAGGCAGACGCTGAAGCCTCGGGCGCTTCAATTGCCTTCCACACACCGTTGGTGTCCGCCCGTTGCATCGAACAGGGTTTCGAATTGCACATGGGCGGCGCACAGCCGATGACCTTGACTTGTCGCGAGCTGATCAATTGCGCCGGGTTGTCCGCGCCTGAGGTGGCGAGCCAGATTCAAGGCTTGCCGTCGCAGCACGTTCCCGAGGCACGCTGGTGCAAGGGCAGCTATTTCAGCTTCAGCGGCCGGGCGCCGTTTCGGCACCTAGTGTATCCGGCACCGGAAAGCGCCGGGCTGGGCGTGCACATGACACTCGATCTCGGCGGCCAGGCGCGCTTCGGGCCCGACGTGGAATGGGTCGACCATATCGATTACCGCGTCGACCCGCGCCGGGCCGACGGGTTCTATCAGGCGATCCGCCGTTACTGGCCTTCATTGCCCGATGACAGCCTGCAACCGGCCTACAGCGGCATCCGCCCGAAAATCACCGCCCCGACTGAACCCGCCGCCGACTTCATCATCAGCGGCCCGGCCGAGCATGGCGTGCCGGGGCTGGTGAACCTGTTCGGCATTGAATCCCCGGGGCTCACCAGTTGCCTGGCACTGGCCGATCGGGTGGTGCAACGGCTTTTCCCGTTCTCATCAACGACGTAA
- the lexA gene encoding transcriptional repressor LexA, giving the protein MYSMTTLTPRRTAILTFIRDRIAEHGQSPSLAEISEAFGFASRSVARKHVLALTEAGFIEVNPHQARGIRLLGQPARPELLDIPVLGRVAAGAPIGADAEVHSRLLLDPSIFSRVPDYMLRVQGDSMIEDGILDGDLVGVHRNPEAFNGQIVVARLDGEVTIKRFERVGDVVRLLPRNPAYQPIIVEASQDLAIEGVFCGLVRQG; this is encoded by the coding sequence ATGTACTCCATGACGACTTTAACCCCCCGCCGTACTGCCATCCTGACCTTTATCCGCGATCGAATCGCGGAGCACGGTCAGTCCCCGAGCCTCGCTGAAATCAGCGAGGCGTTTGGTTTTGCCTCCCGCAGCGTGGCGCGCAAGCACGTGCTGGCGCTGACCGAAGCCGGATTCATCGAGGTCAACCCGCATCAGGCCCGGGGCATCCGTTTGCTCGGGCAACCGGCGCGGCCCGAGTTGCTGGACATCCCGGTGCTCGGCCGGGTCGCGGCGGGTGCGCCGATCGGTGCCGATGCCGAGGTGCACAGCCGTTTGCTGCTTGATCCGTCGATCTTCTCGCGGGTGCCGGACTACATGCTGCGGGTCCAGGGTGATTCGATGATCGAGGACGGCATTCTCGACGGCGACCTGGTGGGCGTGCACCGCAATCCCGAGGCGTTCAACGGCCAGATCGTCGTGGCGCGGCTTGACGGCGAAGTCACCATCAAGCGTTTCGAGCGGGTCGGCGACGTTGTCCGGTTGCTGCCGCGCAACCCGGCCTATCAGCCGATCATCGTCGAGGCCAGTCAGGACCTGGCCATCGAAGGGGTGTTCTGCGGTCTGGTGAGGCAAGGGTGA
- the imuA gene encoding translesion DNA synthesis-associated protein ImuA, translated as MGAVVALDTLFNGGQVWKGRPAPPAVSPQPTGHAALDAALPTGGWPEAALTEILLAGQGVGELQLVWPALARLSAAGERIVLVAPPYVPYPQAWQNAGVDLRQLSIIQASERDALWAAEQCLRSGSCGAVLCWPHKADDRALRRLQVAAETGSTLAFAYRSINEAINPSPAALRIAIDARPAQLRVLKCRGGLARSAPIAFPVGH; from the coding sequence ATGGGCGCCGTCGTTGCGTTGGATACGCTGTTCAATGGCGGCCAGGTCTGGAAGGGCCGGCCTGCGCCACCGGCGGTCAGCCCGCAACCCACCGGGCATGCCGCGCTGGACGCGGCGTTGCCCACGGGCGGTTGGCCGGAAGCGGCGCTGACGGAAATCCTCCTGGCCGGGCAGGGCGTTGGCGAGTTGCAGCTGGTGTGGCCGGCGCTGGCGCGGCTGTCGGCGGCGGGCGAGCGCATTGTGCTGGTGGCGCCGCCTTACGTGCCGTATCCCCAGGCCTGGCAGAATGCCGGGGTCGATCTGCGCCAGTTGTCGATCATCCAGGCCAGCGAGCGCGATGCGCTGTGGGCGGCGGAACAATGCCTGCGCTCGGGCAGTTGCGGTGCGGTGCTGTGCTGGCCGCACAAGGCCGATGACCGGGCGTTGCGGCGCTTGCAGGTGGCGGCGGAAACCGGCTCGACCCTGGCGTTTGCTTACCGCTCGATCAACGAAGCCATCAACCCTTCGCCCGCGGCCCTGCGCATCGCCATCGATGCCCGGCCTGCACAGTTACGCGTGCTCAAGTGTCGTGGCGGGTTGGCCCGTTCGGCACCGATTGCCTTCCCTGTGGGGCATTGA
- a CDS encoding MFS transporter, whose amino-acid sequence MNNPSAETLRLAAASATERPTSVRWRIFLIMLLLTAINYIDRASLSVALPLISSEFQIPPALEGLMLSAFFWSYALMQIPGGMLLDRFQTRRVIVIATVAWGAFQALAAGAHNWITLMITRMGLGIAESPIMPAGAKLNGAWLTPNERGRGAVLVDGGAPLGSAFGAIIIAGLIGWFDSWRIAFVIAGIGTMLAGVLAWKYIRNHPSEHPGVNAAELAHITEGNIKVSQPGAVTSIPLKELLKDRSVLAMFAGYCCILSVFYGLLTWMPSYLHQTHGLNISSMGGATFLIFMCGFVGELVGGYLGDKWKTSGASPNLVMRSMFSGSALVAALCMLAVAYTNEAGKAIGLLCVAMFFIRWCGMYWCIPSILGGTSKTGVLAGTMNFCGNMAGVIVPILIGLIVQFTGSYFLVLIFFVVMAMLLAIFSSLIDYRERGLA is encoded by the coding sequence ATGAACAATCCGAGTGCCGAAACCCTGCGGCTCGCCGCCGCGTCTGCCACCGAACGTCCCACCAGCGTGCGCTGGCGGATCTTCCTCATCATGTTGCTGCTGACCGCCATCAACTACATCGACCGCGCTTCGCTGTCGGTGGCCTTGCCGCTGATTTCCAGTGAATTCCAGATCCCGCCCGCGCTGGAAGGCTTGATGCTCAGCGCATTTTTCTGGTCCTACGCGTTGATGCAGATTCCCGGCGGCATGCTGCTGGACCGCTTTCAGACCCGCCGCGTCATTGTCATCGCGACCGTTGCCTGGGGCGCCTTCCAGGCCTTGGCCGCCGGTGCGCACAACTGGATCACGCTGATGATCACGCGCATGGGCCTGGGTATCGCCGAGTCGCCAATCATGCCGGCCGGGGCCAAGCTGAACGGCGCCTGGCTGACCCCCAACGAACGCGGTCGCGGCGCGGTGCTGGTCGATGGCGGCGCGCCGTTGGGCAGTGCCTTCGGCGCAATCATCATTGCCGGGCTGATCGGCTGGTTCGATTCCTGGCGCATCGCCTTTGTGATCGCAGGCATCGGCACCATGCTTGCCGGTGTGCTGGCCTGGAAATACATCCGCAACCATCCCAGCGAACACCCTGGTGTCAACGCGGCGGAACTGGCGCACATCACCGAGGGCAATATCAAAGTCAGCCAACCCGGTGCGGTGACCAGCATCCCTCTCAAAGAACTGCTGAAGGACCGTTCGGTGCTGGCCATGTTCGCCGGTTACTGCTGCATTCTCAGCGTGTTCTACGGTTTGCTGACCTGGATGCCGAGCTACCTGCACCAGACCCACGGCCTGAACATTTCCAGCATGGGCGGCGCGACCTTCCTCATCTTTATGTGCGGTTTCGTCGGCGAACTGGTGGGCGGGTATCTGGGCGATAAATGGAAAACCAGCGGCGCCTCGCCCAATCTGGTGATGCGCAGCATGTTCAGCGGCTCAGCGCTGGTTGCGGCGCTGTGCATGCTGGCGGTGGCCTATACCAATGAGGCCGGCAAGGCGATCGGCCTGCTCTGCGTGGCGATGTTTTTCATTCGTTGGTGCGGCATGTACTGGTGCATTCCGTCGATCCTCGGCGGCACCTCGAAAACCGGCGTGCTGGCGGGCACCATGAACTTCTGCGGCAACATGGCCGGGGTGATCGTGCCGATCCTGATCGGGCTGATTGTGCAGTTCACCGGGTCGTATTTCCTGGTGCTGATCTTCTTCGTGGTCATGGCCATGCTGCTGGCGATATTCTCCAGCCTGATCGATTATCGGGAGCGGGGGCTGGCTTGA
- a CDS encoding SDR family oxidoreductase, translating to MDLGISGRWAIVCAASKGLGLACARALAKEGVNLVINARGDETLQAAASELRSLAPGIEVRTVSGDISTPAVREQVLAACPQVDILINNAGGPPPGDFRDWQREDWLKALDANMLTPIELIKACVDGMAERGFGRIVNITSGAVKAPIDVLGLSNGARSGLTGFIAGLARQSRLAGHNVTINNLLPGPFETERLHKTLSAAAEANGTSVESISEQRRKHVPAQRFGQPDEFGAYCAFICSAQSGFLTGQNLLLDGGSFPGTF from the coding sequence ATGGATTTGGGTATTTCAGGTCGCTGGGCCATCGTCTGCGCCGCCAGCAAGGGCTTGGGGCTGGCGTGTGCGCGGGCCTTGGCGAAGGAGGGCGTCAACCTGGTGATCAACGCCCGGGGCGACGAAACGTTGCAAGCTGCGGCTTCAGAATTGCGCAGCCTGGCGCCGGGCATCGAAGTGCGCACGGTGTCCGGGGACATCAGCACGCCTGCGGTGCGTGAGCAGGTTCTGGCGGCATGTCCGCAGGTGGACATCCTGATCAACAACGCAGGCGGCCCGCCACCGGGCGACTTCCGCGACTGGCAGCGCGAAGACTGGCTGAAGGCGCTGGATGCCAACATGCTCACGCCCATCGAGCTGATCAAGGCCTGCGTCGATGGCATGGCCGAGCGAGGTTTCGGGCGCATCGTCAACATCACCTCCGGCGCGGTAAAGGCACCGATCGATGTGCTGGGCCTGTCCAATGGCGCACGCAGCGGCCTGACCGGTTTCATCGCCGGGCTTGCACGCCAGTCGCGGCTGGCCGGGCACAACGTGACGATCAACAATCTGCTGCCGGGGCCGTTCGAGACCGAGCGTTTGCACAAGACCCTGAGCGCTGCCGCCGAAGCCAATGGCACCAGCGTCGAAAGCATCAGCGAGCAGCGGCGCAAGCACGTGCCGGCCCAGCGCTTCGGGCAGCCCGATGAGTTCGGTGCTTACTGCGCATTCATTTGCAGCGCCCAATCCGGTTTTCTCACCGGGCAAAACCTCTTGCTCGACGGCGGCAGCTTCCCGGGGACGTTCTGA